From the genome of Halobacterium sp. R2-5:
ACGTGCTCCACGACGCCGTGTTCGAGTTCAGCGCCGAAGCGCTTGGCCTGCTCTTTCATGTTGTTGATGAGGTCCGGCCCCGAGATGCCCTCCGGGAACCCGGGGTAGTTCTCGACCTCCGTGGTGAGCGTGAGCTGGCCGCCGGGCTCGTCGCCCTCGAACAGCAGCGGGTCGTTGTTCGACCGCGCCGCGTAGATGCCCGCCGTCAGCGCCGCGATGCCCGTCCCCGTGATGACGAGCTTCCGGTGTTCGACGACGTCGTCGGTGCTGTCGTCCGCGATGCCGAGCTTCTCGTCGAGCTCGCCGCTCTGGTCGAGTTCGTGCGTGTCGTCCCAGCCGCCGATGAGCTCGTCGTCGATGAACACCTCGGGCGCGGTCTCGCGGCCGTCCGCGCGCGCTCTCATCTCCTCGAACAGCTCCTCGTCGCCCGTGACGTTGTACGTCACGTAGTCGACGCCCTTCTCGTCGAAGAGGCCCTTGGCTTTCTCGCAGTACGGACAGTCCGTCTTCGTGTAGATCTCCACCTTCGGGTCCGCGGTCATGCCTACTACTCGACGCCCGCGGCGCTTGTAGGTTGTGTTGACCGGGAAGCGTGCCGCCACCCCGTTCGACACCCCAGCGCTTACGCCGCACGTCCCCCACGTTCCCGTATGCCCGCCGACCTCCACGAGAAGATGGACCGCTACGAGGGCCTGCTGGCGGAGGCGCTCGCGGAAGCCGAAGCCGTTCCGCCCGCCGACACGCCGCTCGGCGAGGCCGCCGCCGAGTACGAGGAGATGGCGCAGTCGTACCTCGACGACGGCCGTCACTTCCGCGAGCACGACGACCCCGTGAACGCGCTCGCGGCGTTCTCCTACGGGCACGCGTGGCTGGACGCCGGTGCCCGTATCGGGCTCTTCGACGTGCCCGAGTCCGGCCACCTGTTCACCGTCTGAGCGCCCGGAAGCCGGCACGCGACGCGGGCTCGGGTGGTTTTACGGGCCTGCGCCGCGTCTCACGAGGCGATGGAGGCCGCGCTCTGGTACGTGTTGACTGGGACGCGCGGCGGCCCGAACCGCGTCCGCATCCTGCGTGCGGTCGCCGAGCGGCCGAGGAACGCGAACCAGCTCGCGGAGGACCTGGACCTCGACTACAAGACGGTCCGCCACCACCTGGACGTGCTCGTCGACAACGACATCGTCGAAGCCAGCGGCGACGACTACGGCGCGGTGTACCTGCCGACGGACGCCGTGAGAGACCACTGGGACACCGTCGAGGAGATCATGGAGGAAGTCGAGTGATGCGCGCTACGAACCGAATATCGGCGGAATTTGGGAAAGTGTATAACTACCGCTCCTCCCAACGGTGGTGTAGATGACCGTCTGGGCGGACGTCACGCGAGCCGCGATGGCGCTCAACGTCCTCGCGCTGCTCGCGCTCTGCAGCGTGTGGGCTCGCAACTACCGCCAGATGCATTCGAAGCACGCGCTCGGCCTCCTCCTGTTCGGCTTGCTGTTACTCGGCGAGAACCTCCTCGGGCTCTACTACTTCGCGATGCACGCCCAGCTGACGGCGTGGTTCAGCGGCCTGCCGTCGATCTCGGCGACGGCGATGATGGCGCTGCGGCTGCTGGAGACCGCTGCTATCGGGTTCCTGTTGTGGGTCACCTGGGACTGAACGGTCCCGAGCCGGCTGCTCGGGCGACGAGACTCGGTACGTTACCGGCAGATTACCCGAGAGTCCGACTGCGCGAGGACCGGCCTCAACCTTTTTCCCCGCAGCCGTCGCAGTTGCGGGCATGGCGCACGAGGCGTACGTGCAGTTATCCTGTCCTGAATGCCAGAAACGGTGGGAGAGCACGCCGAGCGAGCTGCCCACGCACGACAAGAACTTCAGTTGTCCGAACTGCCACGCGACGCGGCGGACCGCGGAGTTCATGCGGACCGACCGCGACCTGGAGAACCTGAAACGACTACAGTAGCTTCTACACCGCCGAACGGGCGCCACACGCCTCGCAGTGGAGGCGCTCGGTGTCGTCCTCGACTTCGAGGTTCGTGTCCGGCAGCCCGCACTCCGGGCAGAGGACGTACGTGTCGACGTACTCGTCGAGGACGTCCTCGACGCGGCGCTGGCGGAACTCGCCGGTGAGCCGGGCGCGCCCGCGCTCGTCGATCTGGGCGCTCGTCCCGAGCTCGTTCTGGATGAACTTCAGGACGTGGTCCTCCTCGCGGCCGAGGCGGTCGAGGGTGTCCTGGAAGTTCTCGTAGACGGTGACGTTGCCTTCCTCGCGGACGTTCGGCTCCGGCACCTCGAATCGGCTCTCGCTGCCCGCGACGTCGGACTTGTCCTGCATCGCGCGGTCGAGTTGCTCTTCGTAGTCCATACCGGTTCGAAGTGGCGGCCCGCACAAAAGCCTTTCAAAAACCCGGGTGAGATACGGCGGCCCACGGGAGAGAGAACCGTGGTAACAGGTCTCAGGATAATACTATAACCCCGTGACCGTTAGAATTGGCTGCCATGAAGAAGCAGGAGCTCATCCACCTTCACGGCCTCCTCGCAGAGGTCGGGAACTACTACGAGGAATGTGAATCCGACGAGATTTCCCTCGACGAGTACGAGGACCTCGGCGTACGACCCACATCCATTCACAAATCGAAAACTGACCACAAAGCAGCTGTTTTCGCGCTCGCGGGCGGCATCACTTCGGCGATGGAAGACACCGAAGAACAGGAAGCCGTCCCCGCCCAGGCCGACTAACGTAGCGAAACGCGACGTCTCCTCGCGCGACCCGGAACCGTCTAGCAGCGCCGCTACGCTCCGTCTCCGTCCTCGTCGTCCCTCGCTTCGCTCTCCTCGCCGTTCGCCGCTTCCGCGTTCTCCGCGTCGCTCTCGGCTTCGACTTCCTCCTCGACGTGCAGCACCTCTAGCGGGATGTTCTCCAGGCGCTGGCCGATCTCCTTGCGCGCGATCCGGGAGGCGTGCTCCTCGCGCTCGACGTTGAACACGCTCATCTCCAGTTCGAGCGCGACGAGGCTCTCGTCGGCGGCGACGAACGCGGGGTCGAGGGCTTCCCCGCAGTGCGGGCAGGAGCGCTCGCCCATGTTGATCTCGACGTAGTTCAGGTCCGGGTTCAGCATCTCGCCGGTCTTCGAGATGGCGATGCGGACCGCTTCGTCGGGTGTCTCGACGTCGTAGACGGGGACCGCTGCTTCGACGACCACCCTACAATCCATAGCTACGTGACGTGTTCGCGGGCGACGTAGAAGAAGGTTAGCCCGAAACCGATTGCGTCTTCCCACAGCGCCGCCAAGCCCGCCCGAGATGGAGCGCGGCGCCATTCCGACGGCCGACGTCCCGGGCGCTGTCGACGTGCAGTCGACCCTGGAGAGCGGACAGACGTACCTCTGGTGGCGTCCCGACGGCGCGACCTACGAGACCGACGGCGCGTACGGCGGCGACGCGTGGTACCGCACCGTCGTCGACGGC
Proteins encoded in this window:
- a CDS encoding DUF357 domain-containing protein produces the protein MPADLHEKMDRYEGLLAEALAEAEAVPPADTPLGEAAAEYEEMAQSYLDDGRHFREHDDPVNALAAFSYGHAWLDAGARIGLFDVPESGHLFTV
- a CDS encoding winged helix-turn-helix domain-containing protein, which gives rise to MEAALWYVLTGTRGGPNRVRILRAVAERPRNANQLAEDLDLDYKTVRHHLDVLVDNDIVEASGDDYGAVYLPTDAVRDHWDTVEEIMEEVE
- a CDS encoding translation initiation factor IF-2 subunit beta — its product is MDYEEQLDRAMQDKSDVAGSESRFEVPEPNVREEGNVTVYENFQDTLDRLGREEDHVLKFIQNELGTSAQIDERGRARLTGEFRQRRVEDVLDEYVDTYVLCPECGLPDTNLEVEDDTERLHCEACGARSAV
- a CDS encoding UPF0058 family protein; this encodes MKKQELIHLHGLLAEVGNYYEECESDEISLDEYEDLGVRPTSIHKSKTDHKAAVFALAGGITSAMEDTEEQEAVPAQAD
- a CDS encoding DUF555 domain-containing protein; this translates as MDCRVVVEAAVPVYDVETPDEAVRIAISKTGEMLNPDLNYVEINMGERSCPHCGEALDPAFVAADESLVALELEMSVFNVEREEHASRIARKEIGQRLENIPLEVLHVEEEVEAESDAENAEAANGEESEARDDEDGDGA